CGGCCCCGGGATCTGCTTGAAGAAGCTCTCGCGGCCCACCTCGGCGAACGCCGCGTAGGACCCGGAGCTGATGTGCCCCATGGCGTCGGTGTCGGAGAAGCGGACCTGGATGACGTCCTCGACGGGCTCGAGCACGACAGCGGGCTTGGGGGAGTCGCTCATCCAGGTGAGTAGCACCACCGGGGCGCGGCGGCAGCGCTCAGCGGCGGCTGGCGAGCACGTGCGACTGGATGGCGCCTGCGATGAGCGGCATGGCGGCCGCCGGGAAGTTGTGGCCCATGCCTTCAATCGGCACGTAGCGCGCGCCCGGGATGAGCCTGGCCGTGGCTTTCCCCGCGCGCTCGGGGATGAGCGGGTCGTGGGTGCCGTGCATCACCAGGCTGGGCACGCGCACCCGCGGCAGACGCGCGCGCCTGTCGGAGGACGCGTCCAGGATCGCCCCGAACTGCCGCGCCGCGCCGGCCGGGTGCAGGCCACGGTCCCACACCTCACCGGCCAGCGTACGCATGCGCGCTTCGTCGAAGGGGTAGCCCGGCCCGCCCAGCACACGGAAGGTCTCCACGAACTTCCCGAGGTGCTCCTCACGCGTCTTGGCGGGCTTGTCCACCAGCTTGCGGATGGCGGCGGGCTTGCCCAGCGTGTACCGGCGCCCCCCCGGCGTGGACATGATGGACGTCATGGTCAGCAAGCGGTCGGCGTGGCTGATGGCCAGCTCCTGCGCGATCATGCCGCCCATGGACGCGCC
The genomic region above belongs to Sandaracinaceae bacterium and contains:
- a CDS encoding alpha/beta hydrolase, whose translation is MPVAQSNGIEIDYEVHGEGEPLVLIMGFSAQRIVWPRELVDQLVRDGFQVVTLDNRDVGKSTKLKHLGVPDVQKALMRSVLGRPLPGPYRIADMALDVVGLLDALGIERAHVAGASMGGMIAQELAISHADRLLTMTSIMSTPGGRRYTLGKPAAIRKLVDKPAKTREEHLGKFVETFRVLGGPGYPFDEARMRTLAGEVWDRGLHPAGAARQFGAILDASSDRRARLPRVRVPSLVMHGTHDPLIPERAGKATARLIPGARYVPIEGMGHNFPAAAMPLIAGAIQSHVLASRR